The Winogradskyella schleiferi genome contains the following window.
TCCGTCAACAGATTCACCTAAAATGATCACTTCTTTTGAGCGTTCATACATTTTAATAGCGCGATGCATCTGTAATTTGGTGCCACTGTAAAGTTTTACACCTGATCTTGAGCCTTTATTTCTGATTTCGATATAGTAACCGTCCTTTAGTTTAGTTGGTCTTGTTGCTGGTCTACCCATAAAAAGTAATGTGTGTTTTAAAAGTAGTGCATAATAGGAAAAAATCTCACAACTCACAAGTTTATTTAAAAACATTTCTCAACGTAATTATTCAATTGTTAAATCTATTTAGGAATCAGCACATTACTTATCATAAATTTATGTTAATGAAGTCGGGCTGTTGTTAAACCTTGTTAAGTCCCTTTGGTAAAAGACATATATAATTAAATTATGGGGAACATTATTAACAATTAAAAATTTATAAATTATGAGTTATTTAAATATAAAAGACGATAAATTAATGCCTACGGTTGTAGAATTAAATACCTTATTGGCAGATTACCATATTTATTATCAAAATCTGAGAAATTTTCATTGGAATATTCTTGGAGAAAACTTTTTTGACCTTCATGTAAAATTTGAGGAATTATATAATGATGCGCGAATTAAGATCGATGAAATCGCTGAACGTATTTTGACACTGCGCTATCATCCCATGAGCAAATTAGAAGATTATTTAAAATCAGCGTCTATCAAGGAAGTTTCTTCTAAGCTCACAGATAAGGAAATGGTTGCTACAATTTTAAACAACCACGCCGTTCTTCTCAAGCAAATGTCTAATGTTGTAAACAAGGCAGATGAAATTGGTGACGAAGGAACCATCGATTTAATCGGCGCATATATTAGGGAACTGGAGAAAAACAGTTGGATGCTAGATGCATTTTCAAAGAAAACCACTTCGCAATTAAATGAAAGTTTGGTTTAAGTCAATAAGATAATTTTATAAGACTCGCATAAGGTTTCAATTTATTCAAACCTTATGCGATTTTTTTTGTGAAATATGATCGTTAGGTTTGGGGTTAGAGCTAAACCTTATAGGATACGAGCAAATACAATCTATGTTACATTCCGATATTTGCTATAAGTGTATTATTAAGGCTATACAAAACAGAAGAATCATAAATAAATAATAATCTTAACTGTATGAAAGATCAATTCAATACCGCTTTAGAAAATCTCGTCGATAAATTAATTGGATGGTTCAATGCCATTATTGCGATGATCCCAAATTTAGTTTTGGCCATTTTAGTCATGGTTGCTGCTTATTTTTCTGCTAAATATGTCAGTAAATTCGTTAGGAATTTAGTGGACAAAAGAGTTGAACAAGATTCAATTAAAAGAGCTATTGCTCGAGTAAGTGCTGTAGTGGTCGTTGTATTGGGACTTTTTATAGCACTCGGCGTTCTAAACTTAGGTAAAGCCTTAACGTCCTTACTTGCTGGTGCAGGTGTCGTTGGTTTGGCTATAGGCTTAGCGTTGCAAGGGACTTTAGCCAATACATTTGCAGGACTTCTTTTGTCCTTCAGAAAAAAAATACAAATTGGTCATTGGGTAGAAACTACTGGGTTTTCAGGTGAAGTCATGGATATTAATCTGAAAGATTTCACTTTAAAGGAAGCCGATAATAATATTGTGGTCATTCCAAATAAAACGATTTTAGATAACCCTTTAAAAAATTATTCATTAACTACGAGAATGAGGATTTTTCTAGAATGTGGAGTAGGATATGAGTCCGATTTAGAAAAAGTAGAACGATTAACCAAAGAAACAATTGCCAAAACATTCGACCAAGTAGAATCTGCAGACGATGTAGAATTTTATTATACGGAATTTGGTGGAAGCTCAATTAACTATTTATGCCGTTTTTGGATTGATGCCGAAAGTATGCTTGAAAAATTAAGAGCAAAGACCAAAGCTATCATCGAAATTAAAAAAGCGTACGATAAAGAAGATATTAATATCCCATTCCCAATTAGAACGCTACAATTTGATAATAAATTAGGCGTCAATACGGACGATTTTAAGGAAGCATTTGGAAATAAATAATGTTACGATTAGTATTAAATACTATTTAATTGAGTTAAAACTCTTAGGTTAAGAGCAAATAATATCATAACTTGTTGATGATATTTGTAGATATCAAAAGTGACTAACAATTAACCATTAAAACTAAAAACAATGAAAAAATTAAGTTATTTATTTATCGCCTTATTTAGTTTAAGCCTAATGACCACAAGTTGTAGAGAACAAAAATCTACAGGAGATAAAGTTGAAGATGCTGTAGATGATGCAGGAGATGCAATTGAAGATGCTGCAGACGATGTTGAAGATGCGGTTGACGACAACATGTAAGATTATCTAAAATATTAAAAATTATAAGCCATCACTTCGATGGCTTTTTTTTATTTTTATAAAAAATACAGCTAACAACATTGTAAAGTCTAGAATTAATATTTTACCAAACACCTTATGAGCCACACCATCCCAAAAGAATTACTGACGTTTTTTAAAAAGCTTGAAAAAAATAATGATCGTGATTGGTTTAACGAACACAAACCCGAATTTAAAGCTATTGAAACAAAAGTAAAAAAAGCCTACAATCATTTGGGTGAATTAATGGGTGTTCACGATCAAATTGAAAAAATCAAAATATTTAGGATTTACAGGGATGTAAGATTTTCTAAAAACAAATTACCCTATAAAACACATTTTGGAGGTTCTTTTTCTCGAAAAAAACCAGAGCTAAGAGGTGGTTATTACTTACATATTCAACCTAATAATGAATCGTTTATTGCGACTGGATTTTGGGACCCTAATAAGGATGATCTTTTACGTATCAGGAAAGAATTTGAAATGGATGATTCAGAAATACGTGAAATTTTAAAAGATAAAACCTTTAAATCCACTTGGGGAGATTTCACAGGAGATGAGCTAAAAACAGCACCAAAAAGTTTTGATAAAGAACATCCAGCCATAGATTTAATACGAAGGAAACAATTCATTTTTGTAAAGAAATACACGGACGAAGAAGTTCTTGCCGATGATTTTCTAGAAGAAGTGAATCAATCATTTAAAAAGATGAGACCCTTTTTTGATTATATGAGCGACGTACTAACTACCAATTTGAATGGCGAATCTTTATTATAAGACCTCTTTAATCAAATAACGCTTATCGTTAAATTGAAATTCGTCGCCTTTTTTACGATGTTTTAAAAGCTGTCCTAATGGAGAAGCAAGTGAAATAATATAATATTCCGAACCTTCTAATTCCACTTTGCCAATACTTAAGGCAATAAAAAAGGTTATGCTATCCGTTTTCACTAAACTCCCTAAAACAACCGTTTCAGAGACCAAGTTAGGCCTCACCAATTTTAACTGTTCGCGCATTTTATGGGCATCATTGAGATAGGTCATGTTTTTCTCAAGATCATCCAATAATTTGGAATTTCCGGAGTCATCTTCCTCATTGCTCACTTTATCATTGTTTTCAATAGATTCCTTTATTAAATCTATTTCATTTTTGTAGCCCAATACACGTTTGTCCGCATAGCGTTGGCAGAGTTCTAATAACTGTGTTTTTATTTTCATCGAAAATGGACTAAACCTCCTGAAGAGTTTCAGGTCGTATAAAAAGCTGAACACTTTGAATTAAACGTTCCTTCACAATATTCATCATTCGTTTATTGAGAGCTGATGAATTTTGAATGTAAAGTTTATATTCTTCAACCGTAAACTGACCAATTATCATTCCTTTTAATGAATTTCTGAATTTAATGTCTTTTTGAATAGCATTGGAAATATAGTTGAGCTGATCGTCCATGGACAAATCAAAAAATACATTTTTGTGCTTCACAATGTAGTTTTCAAAAACAGCGACAAATAAATTGTGTTGCAATTTGATTATAGGTCTTAAAGTTGTATTCTGAAAAGCCTCTTCTGCACTTATGCCTTCATACACTTTTGCAGATAAAATTTGAGGTCTAATGGATAGTAGGTTATTAAATCTTGAAGCCATAACAATATGATTAAGGTTTAAATTCGGAATTAAAATTAATGAAATAGCGAGCACTTCAATTTTCTGTGACAATATCTTGTTAACGGTCTTATTAACAATAATGATTTTAAGATTCAAAAATCGAATGCATTTCAATGCGTATAGTACCTTCTAAATTTTATCTTTGGGTAAATTATTTAAGGTGATGATAAAAAAATGCAAGGTCATCATCGATAGACGTTATTCCAATATATGTGCTACGATATAAAAGCAAGTTATGAGGCTCAACTTAAAAGAGCAAAAAGACGAGGAGATTTAGGAGCGGTTGAAGAAATTATGGAAAAGTTAATTCCGTTAACAGATCTACCAATTTTTCATATGTCTGGCTTTAATCATCCTGAAATGCTAATCTATACAAATGATACAGATGATTTTCCGATGGTTGCAACTTGGGGACTTGTTCCCAATTGGGTTAAGGATGCAAATCAATTAAAATCAATCTGGAACAAAACATTGAACGCGCGAGGAGAAACAATTTTTGAAAAACCATCGTTTAAAAATTCAGCAAAACATAATAGGTGTTTGATTTATATTGATGGATTTTATGAACATCATCATTTCAATAATAAAACATATCCGTTTTTTATTCAGCGTAAAGATGAAAATCCAGTGGCTTTGGCAGGTCTTTGGAGCGAATGGAAAAATCCAGAACATGGTGGTGTTACGAATACCTTTTCAATTGTAACAACAGAAGGCAATCATTTAATGTCAAAAATTCATAATAATCCAAAATTAAAAGGTCCAAGAATGCCGTTGATTTTATCTGATGATTTAGCCGATAAATGGTTAAAACCTTTAGAAAATGATATCGATAAAATTGAAATTCAAAATATGATCACCAGATTGCCTAAAGTAGAATTAAAAGCGCATACCGTAAGCAAATTGAGAGGGAACGATTATCAAGGCAATGTGGAGGGTATTTCCAAAGAAGTAAACTATGAAGAATTAATTTTTTAAAATTAAAACAATGAGATTCCATACCAGAAAATGGGTAAAACCCGAAGACTTAAATCCAAATGGTACTTTATTTGGCGGTCAACTTTTAGCTTGGATCGATGAAGAAGCAGCGCTTTATACCATCATTCAATTTGAAAATTCCAAAATCGTTACCAAATATATATCAGAAATCAATTTTATGAGTTCTGCAGTACAAGGTGATATTGTAGAATTAGGTATAGAGGTACTTAAATTTGGGAAATCTTCGATTACATTAAAGTGTGAAGCCAGAAATAAAATGACTAGGGAAACCATTTTAACCGTAGAAAATATTGTAATGGTTAATTTAGGTGCAGATGGAAAACCAGCGCCTCACGGAAAAACGCAAATAGAGTTTGTAAAAGATAGATTAAACGATGCTTATTGAATTGGCTAATAATTAACTTTTGTTGCCTAATGCCAATTCGTAAATTTCCAGGTCAAAATACTTCACGGCTGCCAAAACATGGTCAAAAATATCACCAATGATAAACTCGTAATTTTCCCAACGTTGATCTTTACTAAAACAATAAATTTCCATAGGAATGCCTTGAGGTGTCGGTTCTAATTGACGTACCATTAAAGTCATTTTCTCATTAATGGCAGAATGTTTTTCAACATAAGTTTGAAGATATTTTCTAAACACTCCAAAGTTCGTCAAATTGATGCCGTTAATCAACATCGATTTGTCAGCACCATGCGCGATGTTATATTCAATAATTTCTTTCGATTTAGATTCAATATATGCTGATACCAATTGAATTTTTTTAAGCTTTTCAATGTCTTCTTCAGTCAAGAATTTTATAGTTGAAACTTTAATGATGACCGAGCGTTTAATACGTCGTCCGCCAGAAGACTGCATACCTCGCCAGTTTTTAAACGAATCTGAAATTAAGGCATACGTAGGAATCGTGGTAATGGTCATATCCCAATTCTGAACTTTTACGGTTGCCAAATTAATTTCTATAACATCACCATCGGCACCATATTTTTCAAACGTAATCCAGTCACCAATACGCACCATGTCATTGATGGAAACTTGAATACTGGCTACAAATCCGAGAATGGTATCCTTAAAAATAAGTATTATAATAGCTGAAGCAGCTCCTAATGTTGTAGCAAATTTGAAGAATGATATACCTGTTAAAATAGCAATAGCAGAAAACGCACCTACAAGCCAAGCGAATATCATAAAGACTTGAATGTAACTGTCTATAGGCTTATCTCTATAGCTCGAAATAGTTTTAAGGTAATCTTTTATTGATTTTAATATACTACGTATAATGCTCAATGTGAGTATAATACCAATAACTTTCAAAGTTTTGGCTATAATGGTTTCAGCATATTGAAAATCAGAGAAAATTTGTGGTACAAATTCAATCAGTATAATTAGCGGAACAATATGCGCTACATTTCTAGGTAGTTTATTATCAATTAAAATATTATCAAAGTCCGTTTTTGTACGTTTAGCAACGCCTGAAGAAAATCGCCAAAGTAGTCGTTTTGTCACATAATCTATTGCAAACGCTACTACGATAACCGCTATTAGTAAAACTAGCATATTCAGAAAACTCGCTATATCTTTTGATAAGCCTTTTTCTATGAGAAAATCGTAAAGAATGTGTTTTATATTAAGCACGTCGGGATTTTGTTAAGTATTTTTTATCAATATAAAATGTGCCAAAAGGAATAACTGAAGCCAGTAAAACGACCCAAAGTGTTCGCGTTGGCCATTTCATGTCAGAACTTATGAAAATAGCGATAACCACGTAGGCCATAAATAAAATGCCATGTGGCATGCCTAACCATCCAACATATGTAGGATCATTATAAAACCATTTTAATGGTGACGCAATAAATAATAATAAAATATACGAAACACCTTCCAATAACGCTATAATCCTAAAAACAGGTAATAATTTTGGCATGATCTTAAATTTTCCGCAAAAGTACTTTAGAATTAATGAATAAACGCAGGTTTTAACAGCTTTTAAGAAAAATGTGGAAACTATAAAAAGATGCCATTTGTGTTATTCAGCATAAAAACATCCCGACTTGGGTTTCTAAAGTAAATAACTTGTTATGATTTGTCGTAGCACCCAATCTATTAACCTAAATCTATATTATGAACCTACTTAAAACTACATTGCTAGTTGCAATTATCAGTATTTCAAATTTTTCAATTTCGCAAAACATAACAAATAAAGACTCAAATTTCGCCATTGGATTTTCTAGTGGCTATAATAGAGGACTCGGGTTTAATTTAAACGTTACGCTCTAAAACCTATAGAATCTTTGCCAATGCATTTCCGTTTTGGTATAGGTTATACCAATTTAAATCCCGGAAATTCTACAGACGCTAGACGCATTTTTATAAATAATGCTCCAATGGTGTTCCTGAAGAGAAGGCGAAAGCTTTCGATTACAGATTAGACTTTATGTGGAAAACCGACTTACTTAATTTAGAAGAATCTTATATCGTTTTTGGGCCACGTTATTCTAGTTTTACTGCTAACTTTAATTATATTGGAGGTAATGAAGATTTTGACGTGACCTCTAAACAATTCGGATTGGGATTGGGTGGGGAAACACTCTTTAAAATTTCAGAACAGTTTAGGTTAGTCGCAGCTGTTGGACTCGATTATTTCTTTAATAATACTTTAAAAGGTCACGATACCTCATACAGTCCTGACGATGATAATGTCAATCCTAGAAACGATAACCAGAACAATGATGAGCTATTCACCTACAGTGATGCCAATAAAGCTATAAAACAGCCAAGTCTTATGCCTAGAGTACTGATAGGTGTTGTTTATCACTTATAAAATTAAATATTTGGCATATATATTGTATATTTGTAATCAGTTTATTGAAAATATTCTACACAAATAACTTTATCCTTAAGTTATTTCTCTGGATTTTAATACTATTCATTGTTAAGTTAATTAACTTGTCTGCATTATACATATTTTCAAAAGCACACGCACATATTAATTTTTAAAACTACGAATGGCTAAATCACAACAGACTTTTAGTAAAAGTGAAAAAGAAAAAAAACGATTAAAAAAACGAGAAGACAAGCGCAAGAAAATGGAAGCGCGTAAACTCGAAAAAGAAGAAAATGGATCAGAGGGGATTCCTATGGCTTATGTTGACCATAATGGAAATCTTACAGATACACCACCAGATCCTTCAATGAAAGTTAAAGTCAAGGCCAAAAATATTGTTCTTGGTGTTCCTACAAAGGAAGAGTCGGATGAAGATCCGTTTGACCCAATTAGAAATGGAAAAGTATCTTTCTACGATAGTTCCAAAGGTTTTGGATTTATTATTGATACCGAAACTAATGAAAAGCATTTTACTCACGTCAGTGGTATCATTGATGAAATTGTCGAAAACGACAAAGTAACGTTTGAACTTGAAAAAGGACAGCGTGGCATGAATGCTGTTCGCGTTAAAAAAGTATAAATAGAATCATTTTAGATACTCATTAAAGCCATTATAGTTTTACTATAGTGGCTTTTTTTATGGGCAATAGTTTGATTCTTAATATGATAATCATTTTATTTTAAAGAATACTTGAGTTTTTAAAACCAAGCTATTAAAAATGTCGTAGGTAGAGTAACAATTAATTTAAAACTTTAAAACTATGAAAACGAGAAAAATTATTTCAACAATGACATTGGCAGTAGCCTTAATTTTTGGATCTACAGTAATGGCCCAAAACAAAATGGAAAAAGATACAAAGATGGTTGGCGGTGCAGCAATGTATCCCTCTAAAGATATTGTGTCTAACGCTGTAAATTCTAAAGACCATACAACATTGGTAGCTGCTGTAAAAGCTGCAGAATTAGTAGAAACTTTACAAGGAGATGGTCCATTTACGGTATTTGCACCGACAAATGCGGCTTTCGATAAATTACCTGAAGGAACTGTGGCAACTTTAGTGAAGCCAGAGAATAAAGAAAAACTTCAAGCTATATTAACTTATCATGTGCTTGCAGGAAATTTTAGTGGAAAAGATATCATGAAAGCCATAAAAAAAGGTGGTGGTAAAGCGACATTTAAAACTGTAAATGGTGGCATGTTAACCGCAATGATGGATGGCAAATCATTAGTACTTGCAGATCATGCAGGTAACAAATCTATGGTAACCATTGCTGATGTTAATCAATCGAATGGTGTTATTCATGTTGTTGATACAGTGGTATTGCCAGGTATGTAAAATATTTAGTTGAGTTAGGATAAAGAATTAGTCCATAATAGTTGATTGGTGTTAATTACTAATTCTTGAAAGCACAAGTTTTTTGACTTGTGCTTTTTTTATACCTTTAAAATTTAGAATTTGTTTTTAGCTCATTTAAAAGTTTAAACGAGTTCATAATTTAAATAGCCAATGAATCCAGAAATAAAGGAGTGTTCCGATAGAAAAGTAGTAGGATTATCTGCAACAATGAAACAAAATGAGCATCATAAAATCCCTGAACTCTGGAAACGTTTTATGCCTAGAAAAAAAGAAATAAAAAATCTTGTTTCAGAGGAATTAATAGCGCTGCAAATATTTCCTGAGGGTACAAAGGTTGAGATTATTGACGAATATTATATTTGGGCTTGTGTTGAAGTTTCAAATTTTGAAACTATTCCTAAAGGTTTAGAAGTTTTCACTATCCCTAATGGTAAGTACGCTGTCTTTTTACATAAAGGAATGGACGCTTCTGCGACCTACCATAAAATTATGACCGAATGGTTACCAACTTCAGATTTTAAAATAGATAATAGACCACATTTTCAAATGATGGGAAGGAATTATGAAAATGGAAGTGATGATTCTGAAGAAGAGTTTTATGTGCCCGTAAAGGCCGAATTACATATTTAAATTTATTCAGCTTTAAGTAGTTGTAACATAATATTTATATCTTCTATTACTCCACCAATTTCTGGGTTTCCATTTGGATTTATGTAATTTTCTAGAGTCATACTCATCGGATTTTGATCTCTTATTCTTTTAAGCCTATCCTCGGGTATGCGTTTCAATAATGTATTCCTCAACTTAATAGCTTCCGCTCTTATTGACGATTCATACTCAGTCATCATTTTTTCATGCACAATGTCAGCTTTAGACATATTATTTTGTTTGATTAAATTGATCATTTCATTTCTAGTATTATTAAAGAGTAAACTATATTTATTAACGAATTTTGATGTTATATCAATTAATATTAGATTTGATAATTCATTATAATTTTGAAGTAATTCTTCATTAATTATTTCTATCCGTTTTTTCCTTTCTCTGACAACTTCAGGATTTCTTACACCTAAATAATTTTCTCCAGTATGTTTAAAAATTCTTGTTATTGTTGAAACTTTTGATTTCAAATTTTGTTCGAAATCCTCAGAATCTAAGCTAACCGACTGTATTCCATCATTAAATACTACGGCCATAGTGTTAGAATAAAATATACCTTTGAAATAAATTTTATTTTTTATAACTTCAATTTGAAGAAGTACATAGCCATCATTGTCAATTATCTCAATTGCCGTATCATCATAATTAATCGAAAAAACACTTGCTTTATTTAAGGCCCATTCACCATCCTTTAATTCGATTACTCTTGTGCCATTTTTTTCATGTAAGATTCCTGAAATCAAAATATCATCACCAGAGAATTTAACTGAAAATTTAAATTCTTTAGAAAAATTTTTAATTTTTAACATATTGTCACCAAGTTCAATACCTTTCTCAAGCTCTGTCAAAGATTTTTCCAAAAACATGTTATTACCATAGACAATTTCAAATTTTTTAAATTTTGATTTTTTTAGTTTTAAAATGCCTTTTTGTCTTTGCTCGTTTTTTATAATTCCAGACACTATATTGGTACTTTTTGTAATATTTGATATCTCATTGGTTAATCCTTCGATGGTTTTTGTATTAAAATCTATATCCTTTGAGAAGTTAAGAACATCCTTAGTTAAATTTTCAATACTATCGGATTTTGCCTTTAGTTCGATTTGTTTTAATTGTAATTCTTTATTTACCAAATTTAAGTCATTGTTTAAAGTAGATATTTCATTTCTTTGAGAATCAATAATATCGTTTTTATTTTTCTCGGTATTTAATAACTTTTTAACTGTTAAAATTACACCAGCAGCTGAACCTAAACCAATAAAGATGATTAATATAACAGTAATTTTATCCATGTTTTTAAGTTTATTTATCATGGTGAAAATTACTTATAAAAACCGATAGAAATTATATGAGTAAGTTAAACTACAAAAAAATTAGTTTTATGGATCAAAAACCAACCCGAAAATCACAACCGCTCTTATAATTACTACAACCAAAAGCCGATTTCCCTTTTAAAATTTTACCAGTTTTACATTTAGGGCAAGTTTCACCTGCTTTAACTGTCACTTTTTTAGTAACCTGTTTAGGTTCAAATTTCAACTTAAAGGCATCGTCAAATCGCAATAAGCCTTCCTTTGAATTTCCGTCTATTTTAAAACCTTTCAAGTTCACAGTAGAGCCTTTAGTCAATAACCGTATGTATTGCTTTTCAGAAATTTTCTTATCAGCAAAACTAAAGGGTAAGGTAAAGTCACATGATTTCCCATAGAGACTACAACCATAAGCAGAATTCCCTTTTAAAAGCGAACCTGTTTTACATTTTGGACAGGAACTTCCGACTAGTGCTTCAGACTTTGTTTTCGTTTTTGATTTCGATTTAGACTTTCCGACAGGTTTGTTGTTCACAGCTGAAATTCTGGTTTGTACCTTTTCACTTCGGACTTCGTAAACCAAAGCATCAACCATACGTTTCATACCTTTTATAAAAGCACTAGCGCTGAATTCGCCTTTTTCTATATCCTTTAGTTGCTTTTCCCATGAACCTGTGAGCTCCGCAGATTTCAACAATTCATTTTGAATCGTATCAATCAATTGAATGCCTGTAACCGTTGGCAAAATCTGTTTTTTATTTCGTTTTATGTATTTACGCCTAAATAAAGTTTCAATAATATTGGCACGTGTCGATGGACGACCAATGCCGTTTTCTTTCATTAAATCCCTAAGCTCATCGTCTTCCACTTGTTTTCCAGCCGTTTCCATAGCACGCAGTAGAGATGCTTCCGTATATTGTTTGGGTGGTTTGGTTTGCTTTTCTAAAAAAGAGGGTTCGTGTGTTCCTTTTTCCCCTTTGACAAAAGTAGGCAGTAAAGCGTCCTCTTTTTTATTGGACTTTTCAGACTCAAATACCACTCTCCAGCCTTTGGACAAAATCTCTTTTCCCGTAGTTTTAAAATTAACATCTGCCGCTTTTCCAATGACTGTAGTGTTAGAAACTTTACAATCGTCATAAAAAACAGCAATAAAACGTTTTACAATAATATCATAAACTTGCTGCTCATTGTATTGCAAATGGGTTTGCATACCTGTTGGAATGATAGCATGGTGATCCGTTACTTTTTTATCATTAAAGACACGTGAGGACTTCTTTATCTTTTTGTTTAGAATATAAGCCGTAAGATTCGAGTAATCAGTTAATTTAGATAAAATGCCTTTGACTTTCGGATACACATCATTCGGTAAAAATGTGGTATCAACTCTTGGATAAGTTACGGCTTTTTTCTCGTATAATTTTTGGGCGATTTTAAGGGTATCGTCTGCCGAAAATCCGAACTTGGTATTACAATACACTTGTAATCCCGTTAAATCGAACAGTTTTGGAGCATATTCTGTACCTT
Protein-coding sequences here:
- a CDS encoding type IA DNA topoisomerase, whose product is MKVCIAEKPSVAREIASVLGATTKRDGYYEGNGYAVTYTFGHLCTLFEPADYKPYWKSWDLNNLPMLPEKFEVKVANNDGIKKQFKIVKSLFDKADVVINCGDAGQEGELIQRWVINKANYKGEVQRLWISSLTTEAIKEGFNNLKPSKNYDNLYYAGFSRSIGDWLLGINATRLYTVKHGGYKQVLSVGRVQTPTLAMLVNRFKDIENFVPQPYWELQTLYRDTLFSYEEGRFLKMEDGEILANKVKEHEFEIVSITKKKGTEYAPKLFDLTGLQVYCNTKFGFSADDTLKIAQKLYEKKAVTYPRVDTTFLPNDVYPKVKGILSKLTDYSNLTAYILNKKIKKSSRVFNDKKVTDHHAIIPTGMQTHLQYNEQQVYDIIVKRFIAVFYDDCKVSNTTVIGKAADVNFKTTGKEILSKGWRVVFESEKSNKKEDALLPTFVKGEKGTHEPSFLEKQTKPPKQYTEASLLRAMETAGKQVEDDELRDLMKENGIGRPSTRANIIETLFRRKYIKRNKKQILPTVTGIQLIDTIQNELLKSAELTGSWEKQLKDIEKGEFSASAFIKGMKRMVDALVYEVRSEKVQTRISAVNNKPVGKSKSKSKTKTKSEALVGSSCPKCKTGSLLKGNSAYGCSLYGKSCDFTLPFSFADKKISEKQYIRLLTKGSTVNLKGFKIDGNSKEGLLRFDDAFKLKFEPKQVTKKVTVKAGETCPKCKTGKILKGKSAFGCSNYKSGCDFRVGF